A genomic segment from Nematostella vectensis chromosome 6, jaNemVect1.1, whole genome shotgun sequence encodes:
- the LOC5505392 gene encoding protein FAM136A, which produces MAAAAEARVKSELEKTLESLEQHQLRPIQHKSHLCAAKCCDNQSASKASVQQCMTRCFQPLQDIQKFMETELQRFQGRLSRCAQQCQDDIQDKVDTNTSQSDMNKYQEQLEKCVEKCCNDSIPVISTMHDKMKKIIRETDQKS; this is translated from the exons atggcggctgcaGCAGAGGCACGTGTGAAATCGGAATTGGAAAAAACTCTCGAAAGCCTTGAGCAACATCAGCTGCGGCCCATCCAG CACAAATCACATCTGTGTGCTGCCAAATGCTGTGATAATCAGTCTGCGAGCAAAGCAAGCGTACAGCAGTGTATGACCCGCTGTTTCCAGCCTCTACAAGACATCCAGAAATTTATGGAGACTGAATTACAGAGGTTTCAG ggCCGACTTAGCCGCTGTGCTCAGCAGTGTCAAGATGACATCCAAGATAAAGTTGATACCAACACATCACAATCTGATATGAATAAATACCAGGAACAATTGGAGAAATGTGTAGAGAAATGTTGTAATGACTCTATCCCTGTCATCAGTACTATGCATGACAAGATGAAGAAAATTATTAGAGAGACGGATCAGAAGAGTTAA
- the LOC5505391 gene encoding exocyst complex component 4 isoform X2, which translates to MATPYDRRPHKFYDSSSAVLLSVIRTLATSGNIKQREIEKERLQYEYREVDDELNKLVEKNQEQLKSTIQTFTGISSRIQVSLDKVKHLKESLHACKTLLRCKRDALKKYWMEGMEYNEVLSLLDRIDQVKNVPEEIGKFKQQKYYLHATELLVNTVSLLEGSLSGVEALRHLRLDLQAKKKIEHELLIEELHRQLYIKSCKTSKNHSSAPQKESSGSFKKSHHRSASRSLMLDQANSLSVTTSKSDHELIEDLQTDPEEDSDNFMMLLVESLSLLGKIPEAIEAIKSRMKIEMSLIVHRATSQVIERAGRDGEVIASQNQTHLLLELIELIFDKFRGVAHAHTVVLSAIHKIIGEGKDRAPSDLAETQVYRIDVIWYEIQFALQVLLNDYLDVQDLVTPQQSKATFSESDSDISAFFLPRRRGASRTDSKVHLFRFEGSSSAISMNAYIRERRQECMAGTGNVSMDDGYGEALHNTKPQLLCRPDPRNITVVFCPVMEFVKEIEAVITMEREMHCTLYGFITDYVKEIFIDKIKFEITEKLETLSLTSQKGLDAFKHLADTHTIHSVEAPRPLLQSTVTVYQLLQDLKGLMHSVPQYSSQFLDMVCRTLTSYRDTCNAAYKELLRYTGESDKPTRIISGTWAKDEDISRLLRTLPNWTNLQQPQHHRPRKDDDEDMEAIKIRNARESEILTNNLGEHMLSKAEVLLDHSDLKALANLQESMEWLSNHIRLLATSLSANSTSISIVTADTQERIKTQEIPPVDEDVLKSLGGLAQDFQRLAETCVLVLHLEIRCHCFFFLMPAVRQPSYMCNMDAVDPDPSVIQLNKDLTSLEEIATASLAQHKFRYLFEGLGHLVSSILISNLSFIKKINQNGIKKMCRNIFALQQNLTNITMSREGELDRARQYYELLYHNPDEILTVVVEQGAKYSETEYIALLQLKARSQTVRDNTAHERQLQRLKEILREPCNGTE; encoded by the exons AAAACCAAGAACAGCTGAAGTCAACAATTCAAACTTTCACTGGTATTTCATCCAGAATCCAGG TTTCCCTGGATAAAGTGAAACACTTAAAGGAGAGTCTACATGCATGTAAAACACTACTACGCTGCAAAAGGGATGCTCTCAAAAAGTACTGGATGGAGGGGATGGAGTACAATGAGGTGCTCAGCCTCCTGGATCGCAT AGACCAAGTGAAGAACGTTCCAGAAGAAATTGGGAAGTTCAAGCAGCAGAAATACTATCTCCATGCCACGGAGCTCCTTGTCAACACAG TTTCTCTCCTGGAAGGCAGCCTTTCTGGGGTTGAGGCCCTGCGTCACTTGCGGCTGGACTTacaagcaaaaaagaaaattgaacATGAACTTCTTATTGAGGAGTTGCATCGTCAGCTGTATATCAAATCCTGTAAAACATCCAAGAACCACTCCTCGGCACCCCAAAAAG AGAGTTCTGGAAGTTTCAAGAAGTCTCATCACAGATCTGCTTCCC GATCATTAATGCTAGACCAGGCCAATTCTCTCAGTGTTACAACCAGCAAGTCAGACCATGAG CTTATTGAGGACCTGCAGACTGACCCAGAGGAAGACAGTGATAATTTCATGATGCTACTTGTAGAATCACTCTCTCTCCTTGGAAAAATACCAGAAGCTATTGAG GCGATCAAGTCAAGAATGAAGATTGAGATGTCTTTGATTGTTCATCGAGCTACTTCACAAGTGATAGAAAG GGCTGGAAGAGATGGAGAAGTCATTGCATCACAG AACCAGACACACCTGCTTTTAGAGCTGATTGAGCTGATATTTGACAAGTTCCGGGGCGTGGCCCATGCCCATACAGTTGTGCTCTCTGCAATACACAAGATCATT GGAGAAGGAAAAGACAGAGCTCCCAGTGATCTTG CTGAAACACAGGTTTACAGAATTGATGTAATCTGGTATGAGATACAATTTGCT CTACAAGTTCTGCTGAATGACTATCTGGATGTGCAGGATCTTGTTACTCCTCAGCAGTCTAAAGCTACCTTTTCCGAGTCAGACAG TGATATTTCTGCATTTTTCCTGCCAAGAAGAAGAGGAGCTTCCAGAACAGACTCAAAG gTTCATTTATTTAGATTTGAGGGTTCATCATCAGCCATTAGCATGAATGCATACATTCGTGAACGACGTCAAGAGTGCATGGCTGGAACTGGG AATGTGTCTATGGATGATGGCTATGGAGAGGCCTTGCATAATACAAAACCACAGCTACTCTGTCGACCAGATCCTAGGAATATTACAG TGGTGTTCTGCCCTGTAATGGAATTTGTCAAAGAGATTGAAGCAGTCATCACCATGGAAAGGGA GATGCACTGTACACTGTATGGCTTCATCACTGACTACGTCAAGGAAATCTTTATTGACAAGATCAAGTTTGAAATCACTGAGAAGTTAGAAACTTTATCTTTAACTTCACAAAAAG GTCTGGACGCATTCAAGCACTTAGCAGATACGCACACAATACACTCAGTGGAGGCCCCTCGGCCGTTACTACAG AGCACCGTGACAGTGTACCAGTTACTGCAAGACCTGAAGGGCTTGATGCACAGCGTGCCACAGTATTCCAGCCAGTTCCTGGATATGGTATGCAGGACCCTGACCAGTTACAGGGACACTTGTAATGCCGCGTACAAAG AGCTTCTGCGATACACGGGGGAGAGTGATAAGCCGACACGCATTATAAGCGGCACATGGGCCAAGGACGAGGATATTAGCAGATTACTCCGAACTCTGCCGAACTGGACCAACCTACAACAGCCGCAACACCATAGACCACGAAAA GATGATGACGAGGATATGGAAGCTATCAAGATCAGAAATGCGCGG GAGTCAGAAATTCTGACCAACAACCTGGGGGAGCACATGCTATCCAAGGCTGAAGTCCTGCTGGACCATAGCGACCTGAAGGCGCTCGCTAACTTACAAGAGAGTATG GAATGGCTTAGTAACCACATTCGTTTACTAGCTACCAGTCTCTCTGCCAACTCCACGTCCATCAGCATTGTTACCGCTGACACGCAAGAGAGGATCAAAACG CAAGAGATTCCACCTGTAGACGAAGACGTGCTAAA GTCGTTGGGTGGGCTGGCGCAGGACTTTCAGCGATTGGCAGAGACATGCGTGCTTGTTTTGCACTTGGAGATTCGTTGTCACTGCTTCTTCTTCTTGATGCCCGCGGTTAGACAG CCTAGTTACATGTGTAATATGGACGCTGTGGACCCAGATCCATCGGTGATTCAACTCAACAAGGATCTGACTTCCCTTGAGGAAATCGCCACTGCCAGCCTCGCACAACACAAATTCAG GTACCTGTTTGAAGGACTCGGCCATCTTGTATCATCCATTCTGATCTCAAACCTGTCGTTTATCAAGAAGATCAACCAGAACGGAATCAAGAAAAT GTGTCGTAACATATTCGCGCTCCAGCAGAACCTGACAAATATCACGATGTCACGTGAAGGGGAGCTGGACAGGGCGAGGCAGTACTACGAACTTCTCTACCACAACCCGGAC GAAATACTTACGGTTGTCGTGGAGCAGGGGGCGAAATATAGCGAGACCGAATATATCGCACTTCTGCAGCTTAAAGCTCGAAGTCAGACCGTCCGCGACAACACAGCACATGAGAGACAACTACAAAGACTCAAGGAAATCCTCCGAGAGCCTTGCAATGGAACGGAATAA
- the LOC5505391 gene encoding exocyst complex component 4 isoform X1, translated as MATPYDRRPHKFYDSSSAVLLSVIRTLATSGNIKQREIEKERLQYEYREVDDELNKLVEKNQEQLKSTIQTFTGISSRIQVSLDKVKHLKESLHACKTLLRCKRDALKKYWMEGMEYNEVLSLLDRIDQVKNVPEEIGKFKQQKYYLHATELLVNTVSLLEGSLSGVEALRHLRLDLQAKKKIEHELLIEELHRQLYIKSCKTSKNHSSAPQKESSGSFKKSHHRSASRSLMLDQANSLSVTTSKSDHELIEDLQTDPEEDSDNFMMLLVESLSLLGKIPEAIEAIKSRMKIEMSLIVHRATSQVIERAGRDGEVIASQNQTHLLLELIELIFDKFRGVAHAHTVVLSAIHKIIGEGKDRAPSDLAETQVYRIDVIWYEIQFALQVLLNDYLDVQDLVTPQQSKATFSESDSDISAFFLPRRRGASRTDSKVHLFRFEGSSSAISMNAYIRERRQECMAGTGNVSMDDGYGEALHNTKPQLLCRPDPRNITVVFCPVMEFVKEIEAVITMEREMHCTLYGFITDYVKEIFIDKIKFEITEKLETLSLTSQKGLDAFKHLADTHTIHSVEAPRPLLQSTVTVYQLLQDLKGLMHSVPQYSSQFLDMVCRTLTSYRDTCNAAYKELLRYTGESDKPTRIISGTWAKDEDISRLLRTLPNWTNLQQPQHHRPRKDDDEDMEAIKIRNARESEILTNNLGEHMLSKAEVLLDHSDLKALANLQESMEWLSNHIRLLATSLSANSTSISIVTADTQERIKTLNPRQKEVYCAGGFVYILGKNWQEIPPVDEDVLKSLGGLAQDFQRLAETCVLVLHLEIRCHCFFFLMPAVRQPSYMCNMDAVDPDPSVIQLNKDLTSLEEIATASLAQHKFRYLFEGLGHLVSSILISNLSFIKKINQNGIKKMCRNIFALQQNLTNITMSREGELDRARQYYELLYHNPDEILTVVVEQGAKYSETEYIALLQLKARSQTVRDNTAHERQLQRLKEILREPCNGTE; from the exons AAAACCAAGAACAGCTGAAGTCAACAATTCAAACTTTCACTGGTATTTCATCCAGAATCCAGG TTTCCCTGGATAAAGTGAAACACTTAAAGGAGAGTCTACATGCATGTAAAACACTACTACGCTGCAAAAGGGATGCTCTCAAAAAGTACTGGATGGAGGGGATGGAGTACAATGAGGTGCTCAGCCTCCTGGATCGCAT AGACCAAGTGAAGAACGTTCCAGAAGAAATTGGGAAGTTCAAGCAGCAGAAATACTATCTCCATGCCACGGAGCTCCTTGTCAACACAG TTTCTCTCCTGGAAGGCAGCCTTTCTGGGGTTGAGGCCCTGCGTCACTTGCGGCTGGACTTacaagcaaaaaagaaaattgaacATGAACTTCTTATTGAGGAGTTGCATCGTCAGCTGTATATCAAATCCTGTAAAACATCCAAGAACCACTCCTCGGCACCCCAAAAAG AGAGTTCTGGAAGTTTCAAGAAGTCTCATCACAGATCTGCTTCCC GATCATTAATGCTAGACCAGGCCAATTCTCTCAGTGTTACAACCAGCAAGTCAGACCATGAG CTTATTGAGGACCTGCAGACTGACCCAGAGGAAGACAGTGATAATTTCATGATGCTACTTGTAGAATCACTCTCTCTCCTTGGAAAAATACCAGAAGCTATTGAG GCGATCAAGTCAAGAATGAAGATTGAGATGTCTTTGATTGTTCATCGAGCTACTTCACAAGTGATAGAAAG GGCTGGAAGAGATGGAGAAGTCATTGCATCACAG AACCAGACACACCTGCTTTTAGAGCTGATTGAGCTGATATTTGACAAGTTCCGGGGCGTGGCCCATGCCCATACAGTTGTGCTCTCTGCAATACACAAGATCATT GGAGAAGGAAAAGACAGAGCTCCCAGTGATCTTG CTGAAACACAGGTTTACAGAATTGATGTAATCTGGTATGAGATACAATTTGCT CTACAAGTTCTGCTGAATGACTATCTGGATGTGCAGGATCTTGTTACTCCTCAGCAGTCTAAAGCTACCTTTTCCGAGTCAGACAG TGATATTTCTGCATTTTTCCTGCCAAGAAGAAGAGGAGCTTCCAGAACAGACTCAAAG gTTCATTTATTTAGATTTGAGGGTTCATCATCAGCCATTAGCATGAATGCATACATTCGTGAACGACGTCAAGAGTGCATGGCTGGAACTGGG AATGTGTCTATGGATGATGGCTATGGAGAGGCCTTGCATAATACAAAACCACAGCTACTCTGTCGACCAGATCCTAGGAATATTACAG TGGTGTTCTGCCCTGTAATGGAATTTGTCAAAGAGATTGAAGCAGTCATCACCATGGAAAGGGA GATGCACTGTACACTGTATGGCTTCATCACTGACTACGTCAAGGAAATCTTTATTGACAAGATCAAGTTTGAAATCACTGAGAAGTTAGAAACTTTATCTTTAACTTCACAAAAAG GTCTGGACGCATTCAAGCACTTAGCAGATACGCACACAATACACTCAGTGGAGGCCCCTCGGCCGTTACTACAG AGCACCGTGACAGTGTACCAGTTACTGCAAGACCTGAAGGGCTTGATGCACAGCGTGCCACAGTATTCCAGCCAGTTCCTGGATATGGTATGCAGGACCCTGACCAGTTACAGGGACACTTGTAATGCCGCGTACAAAG AGCTTCTGCGATACACGGGGGAGAGTGATAAGCCGACACGCATTATAAGCGGCACATGGGCCAAGGACGAGGATATTAGCAGATTACTCCGAACTCTGCCGAACTGGACCAACCTACAACAGCCGCAACACCATAGACCACGAAAA GATGATGACGAGGATATGGAAGCTATCAAGATCAGAAATGCGCGG GAGTCAGAAATTCTGACCAACAACCTGGGGGAGCACATGCTATCCAAGGCTGAAGTCCTGCTGGACCATAGCGACCTGAAGGCGCTCGCTAACTTACAAGAGAGTATG GAATGGCTTAGTAACCACATTCGTTTACTAGCTACCAGTCTCTCTGCCAACTCCACGTCCATCAGCATTGTTACCGCTGACACGCAAGAGAGGATCAAAACG CTAAACCCGAGACAAAAGGAGGTGTATTGCGCGGGCGGCTTCGTGTACATCTTGGGTAAGAACTGG CAAGAGATTCCACCTGTAGACGAAGACGTGCTAAA GTCGTTGGGTGGGCTGGCGCAGGACTTTCAGCGATTGGCAGAGACATGCGTGCTTGTTTTGCACTTGGAGATTCGTTGTCACTGCTTCTTCTTCTTGATGCCCGCGGTTAGACAG CCTAGTTACATGTGTAATATGGACGCTGTGGACCCAGATCCATCGGTGATTCAACTCAACAAGGATCTGACTTCCCTTGAGGAAATCGCCACTGCCAGCCTCGCACAACACAAATTCAG GTACCTGTTTGAAGGACTCGGCCATCTTGTATCATCCATTCTGATCTCAAACCTGTCGTTTATCAAGAAGATCAACCAGAACGGAATCAAGAAAAT GTGTCGTAACATATTCGCGCTCCAGCAGAACCTGACAAATATCACGATGTCACGTGAAGGGGAGCTGGACAGGGCGAGGCAGTACTACGAACTTCTCTACCACAACCCGGAC GAAATACTTACGGTTGTCGTGGAGCAGGGGGCGAAATATAGCGAGACCGAATATATCGCACTTCTGCAGCTTAAAGCTCGAAGTCAGACCGTCCGCGACAACACAGCACATGAGAGACAACTACAAAGACTCAAGGAAATCCTCCGAGAGCCTTGCAATGGAACGGAATAA